The following are from one region of the Hydrogenimonas sp. SS33 genome:
- the csy2 gene encoding type I-F CRISPR-associated protein Csy2 gives MKFLVLPHIRIQNANALSSPYTIGFPAITAWLGAVHALERNLGGKFPDLKFPSVGIVSHWTDLQTYRGPHDYIHSIIGTANPLDKNGERPSFVEEARIHLDVTLIVELDGIRRFSVQKRILSEVAKLIKGRMKIAGGDILPSSGEPVIEELEHPSELMHIAGPGYALLERRDLMRQAMAENADALDALINALALHHRCESSENKIRWESFRRYPGWIVPVAIGFMGISPLGKAVNARDPDVPHRFAESVITLGEFRMPHRVDRLEEMLWRYRYDAENSLYLCETKQ, from the coding sequence ATGAAGTTTCTGGTACTTCCACACATCCGCATCCAGAACGCCAATGCGCTGTCAAGCCCCTATACCATCGGTTTTCCTGCAATCACAGCATGGCTGGGGGCAGTCCACGCGTTGGAACGCAACCTTGGCGGGAAATTTCCCGATCTGAAGTTTCCGTCCGTAGGAATCGTCAGTCACTGGACCGATCTTCAAACCTATCGCGGCCCGCATGACTACATACATTCCATCATAGGCACTGCCAATCCTCTCGATAAAAACGGGGAACGTCCTTCGTTCGTCGAAGAGGCACGCATACATCTCGATGTCACACTGATCGTGGAACTTGATGGGATACGTCGTTTTTCCGTTCAAAAAAGGATCCTTTCGGAAGTTGCAAAACTCATAAAAGGTCGTATGAAAATCGCGGGAGGCGACATCCTCCCCTCTTCGGGCGAGCCTGTGATCGAAGAGCTGGAACACCCTTCCGAACTGATGCATATTGCCGGTCCCGGCTACGCGCTACTGGAACGGAGGGATCTGATGCGGCAGGCAATGGCCGAAAATGCTGACGCACTCGATGCTCTGATCAACGCTCTGGCACTTCATCATCGATGTGAAAGCAGTGAAAATAAAATCCGATGGGAAAGTTTCCGACGGTATCCCGGATGGATCGTGCCCGTTGCAATCGGTTTCATGGGCATATCTCCTCTTGGAAAAGCGGTCAATGCACGCGATCCAGACGTGCCCCACCGTTTTGCCGAAAGTGTCATCACACTGGGAGAATTCCGTATGCCTCACCGGGTAGACCGGCTGGAAGAAATGCTGTGGAGATACCGCTACGATGCGGAAAATTCTCTTTATCTATGTGAAACAAAACAATAA
- the csy1 gene encoding type I-F CRISPR-associated protein Csy1: protein MTDKAITDFFDERKESWLKPRLKKTMSEEEKEVVRTQCEEKFSLQNWIPNAAKRAGQISLATHPPKFSHPSCRSTPVICDTKRFSADGFLRCGNVENIEIDGYGNAAAIPIYKFLTLKLSDGKYLFEHIRDETPLAKKLLEIPGHSYDELRSGFLKMIDKKEREMPETCSGIKQVYFPINENEYHLLSILTNSGIVFRMKKMIDDLRFGDMNKAGREARKKGLCENVTSYKEITDLTMIAYGGGKPQNISVLNNQYGGKAYLLRSMPPTIERRSIRFPRKDFFSQSLPRKMVREIFDALGVIMETEYNNQAIRNSRIRRYRQLMELIVDTMWLVRMVADAQYYAESSRLPQYQKIWLLPENRQVREGDGKWLKELEEHIARWIILELEKRSKKGLKLGETERKDIFSVIREYEEALR, encoded by the coding sequence GTGACCGACAAAGCTATCACGGATTTTTTTGACGAGCGGAAAGAATCCTGGTTAAAACCGAGACTCAAAAAAACCATGAGTGAAGAGGAGAAAGAGGTCGTACGCACTCAGTGTGAAGAGAAGTTCTCTTTGCAAAACTGGATACCCAATGCGGCCAAACGTGCCGGACAGATTTCGCTGGCGACACATCCACCTAAATTTTCCCATCCGTCGTGCAGATCGACACCGGTCATCTGCGACACAAAACGTTTTTCTGCGGACGGGTTTCTACGGTGCGGCAATGTCGAAAACATCGAAATCGACGGCTACGGCAACGCGGCCGCCATACCGATATACAAGTTTTTGACACTAAAGCTCTCAGACGGAAAATACCTTTTCGAACATATTCGGGATGAAACACCTCTCGCAAAAAAACTGCTTGAGATACCCGGGCACTCCTATGACGAACTTCGTTCCGGTTTTTTGAAGATGATCGATAAAAAAGAAAGGGAAATGCCGGAAACATGCTCCGGCATCAAACAGGTCTATTTCCCCATAAACGAGAATGAATATCACCTGCTTTCCATTTTGACCAATTCGGGGATTGTTTTTCGCATGAAAAAGATGATAGACGACCTGCGATTCGGGGATATGAACAAGGCGGGAAGAGAGGCCAGAAAAAAAGGACTTTGCGAAAATGTCACTTCCTATAAGGAGATAACCGATTTGACGATGATCGCCTATGGGGGAGGAAAGCCTCAGAATATTTCCGTATTAAACAATCAATACGGAGGCAAGGCATATTTGCTGCGTTCTATGCCGCCGACCATTGAACGTCGAAGCATTCGTTTCCCACGAAAAGATTTCTTTTCCCAGTCTCTACCCCGGAAAATGGTTCGTGAGATCTTCGACGCACTCGGTGTTATCATGGAAACGGAATACAACAATCAAGCAATCCGCAACAGCAGGATCCGACGGTATCGCCAACTGATGGAACTCATTGTCGATACAATGTGGCTGGTGCGCATGGTCGCCGATGCGCAGTATTACGCCGAAAGCTCCCGATTGCCCCAATATCAAAAAATTTGGTTGTTGCCGGAAAATCGGCAAGTGCGTGAAGGGGATGGGAAATGGCTGAAAGAGCTGGAGGAGCATATCGCCAGATGGATCATCTTGGAACTGGAAAAAAGGTCGAAAAAGGGCCTGAAACTCGGTGAAACCGAGCGAAAAGACATTTTTTCGGTTATTAGGGAGTATGAGGAGGCATTGCGATGA
- a CDS encoding IS256 family transposase has product MKNDSEIFKEILTGFVTEEDPLLSMMKWMMDQLMQIEAQMKVGASKGEHSRERKSHFSGYRPRRFDTRLGTVYLMVPKIRKGGYVPFFITERRRSEQALMALVQEAYVNGVSTRKIERLAKELGIENISASQVSQINKGLDEQVEAFRNRPLRKEYPFVWVDALYEKIRNHEGRVISTALMVAYGVTIEGNREVLAIEPFVAESTETWKSFFDKLRTRGVEKIALLISDAHQGIQKAFKQSFIGASWQRCKVHFMRNILAHVPHRAKERFAARLKSIWLQESREDALKIAQMVIDEYDKKFPEAIEVLQNGLEDSLQFYHFPQIDKRRISSTNVLERINKEIRRRSKVVSVFPSRESYLRLIATYLMEYTEDWESERSYIQPAKLQEVMEIHEAQLQAA; this is encoded by the coding sequence ATGAAAAATGATAGCGAAATTTTCAAAGAGATCCTAACCGGATTCGTCACAGAGGAAGATCCGCTCTTGTCCATGATGAAGTGGATGATGGATCAGTTGATGCAGATCGAGGCACAGATGAAAGTGGGCGCATCAAAAGGAGAACACAGCCGTGAGCGAAAGAGCCATTTCAGCGGATACCGTCCAAGAAGGTTCGACACCAGACTGGGAACGGTCTACCTGATGGTTCCAAAGATCCGCAAAGGAGGCTACGTTCCCTTTTTCATCACCGAAAGAAGGCGAAGCGAGCAGGCGTTGATGGCTCTGGTGCAAGAGGCCTACGTCAATGGCGTATCAACCAGAAAGATCGAACGTCTTGCCAAAGAGCTCGGCATCGAGAATATCTCCGCTTCCCAGGTATCACAGATCAACAAGGGACTCGACGAACAGGTCGAGGCGTTTCGCAACCGTCCCTTGCGAAAGGAGTATCCCTTCGTCTGGGTCGACGCCTTGTATGAAAAGATCAGAAACCATGAAGGCAGAGTGATCTCCACGGCCCTGATGGTGGCCTACGGCGTGACGATAGAGGGCAACAGGGAGGTGCTGGCCATCGAACCCTTCGTCGCCGAGAGTACCGAAACGTGGAAAAGCTTTTTCGATAAATTGAGGACAAGAGGCGTCGAAAAGATCGCGCTGCTGATCAGCGACGCCCATCAGGGGATCCAGAAAGCTTTCAAGCAGAGTTTTATCGGCGCTTCGTGGCAGCGGTGCAAGGTCCACTTCATGCGCAACATCCTGGCCCATGTCCCCCACAGGGCCAAAGAGAGGTTCGCTGCCAGGCTCAAGAGCATCTGGCTGCAAGAGAGCAGAGAAGATGCACTCAAAATCGCACAGATGGTCATCGATGAATATGATAAGAAATTTCCCGAAGCGATCGAAGTCCTGCAAAACGGTCTGGAGGATTCGTTGCAGTTTTACCACTTTCCGCAGATCGACAAACGGCGGATCAGTTCGACCAACGTTTTAGAGAGGATCAACAAGGAGATCAGGAGGCGCTCGAAGGTGGTATCGGTTTTTCCTTCAAGAGAATCGTATCTGAGGCTGATCGCCACCTATCTGATGGAGTATACGGAGGATTGGGAATCTGAACGCAGTTACATCCAGCCTGCCAAACTGCAGGAGGTGATGGAAATCCACGAGGCGCAGCTTCAGGCTGCTTGA
- the csy3 gene encoding type I-F CRISPR-associated protein Csy3, whose amino-acid sequence MAKKTVIASVLSFEKKLVPSDGYMYGTVWENRQSASEPLRLVEKSVRGTISNRLKDTVAKDPLKLNAEVEKPNLQTVDSCALAENLDTLKLHFTLKILGGIKHPSACNSPEFLESYQKAVDNYIKNTGFEELGRRYALNLANARFLWRNRVGAEKIEVHIKDLLSEDEWSFDAKKYPLRDFGFEDEEVTKLGRRIAETLADEERFMMLDIVCYAKAGKAQEIYPSEELVMDKGQGNKSKVLYSVDDIAAMHSQKIGNALRTIDTWYPDFAEEQQPIAIEPYGAVTNLGRAFRTPVDKEDFYTLFDRFVAGENLTKSQEHYVMAVLIRGGVFGESEK is encoded by the coding sequence ATGGCGAAAAAAACAGTTATAGCATCCGTATTGTCGTTCGAGAAAAAACTGGTTCCTTCAGACGGCTATATGTATGGCACCGTCTGGGAAAATCGTCAAAGCGCATCAGAACCGCTCAGGCTTGTAGAAAAATCGGTCAGAGGAACCATTAGCAACAGACTCAAAGATACCGTAGCAAAAGACCCCCTGAAACTCAATGCTGAAGTGGAAAAACCCAACCTTCAGACGGTTGACAGTTGTGCACTGGCGGAAAACCTTGATACGCTCAAACTCCACTTTACCCTGAAAATTCTGGGAGGCATAAAACATCCATCCGCATGCAACAGTCCCGAATTTCTGGAGAGTTATCAAAAAGCGGTGGACAATTATATTAAAAACACAGGATTTGAAGAGCTCGGGCGGCGATACGCACTCAACCTGGCCAATGCACGTTTTTTGTGGCGCAACCGGGTCGGTGCCGAAAAGATCGAAGTGCACATCAAAGACCTTCTCTCGGAAGATGAATGGAGCTTCGATGCCAAAAAGTACCCGTTGCGGGATTTCGGTTTCGAGGATGAAGAAGTCACGAAACTGGGTCGCCGAATCGCCGAAACACTCGCAGACGAAGAGCGCTTCATGATGCTCGACATCGTCTGCTATGCGAAGGCCGGAAAGGCACAGGAGATCTATCCGAGCGAAGAACTCGTAATGGACAAAGGACAGGGCAACAAAAGCAAGGTACTCTACAGTGTCGACGATATCGCCGCGATGCATTCACAGAAGATCGGAAACGCGCTTCGTACCATCGATACGTGGTATCCCGACTTTGCCGAGGAACAGCAACCTATCGCCATCGAACCGTATGGCGCCGTGACCAATCTGGGCCGGGCCTTCCGGACACCTGTCGACAAAGAAGATTTTTATACTCTTTTCGATCGTTTTGTCGCAGGTGAAAATCTGACAAAATCACAGGAACATTATGTAATGGCAGTCCTGATACGCGGCGGTGTTTTCGGAGAGAGTGAAAAATGA
- the cas6f gene encoding type I-F CRISPR-associated endoribonuclease Cas6/Csy4: MIMRYYREIHLSGEMEIALGFIWRKLYEQLHRSLVDISDAEGKVSVGFSFPRYDKDRFPLGDRLRIFSPEKNMLDEMKLDKRLIAMNDYLQLSEIYETPENSGFAIFRRRQFKTNPKRLARRYAKRHNISIEESEKRYQNFKEEEIIKRNQLAFINFHSSSTGQRIRIFIEKIDKSEEMGGKFNTFGLSREATVPEF; the protein is encoded by the coding sequence ATGATTATGCGGTATTACCGGGAAATTCATCTCTCCGGAGAGATGGAAATCGCATTGGGATTTATATGGAGAAAACTTTATGAACAACTTCATCGGTCCCTGGTGGATATTTCCGATGCAGAAGGAAAAGTCTCTGTGGGTTTTTCCTTTCCCCGTTATGATAAAGATCGTTTTCCCCTTGGTGACAGACTCAGAATCTTCTCTCCGGAAAAAAACATGCTTGATGAAATGAAGCTCGACAAGAGACTCATTGCCATGAATGACTATCTTCAACTTTCCGAAATATATGAAACTCCTGAAAATTCGGGATTCGCTATTTTCCGCCGACGTCAGTTCAAAACCAATCCAAAACGTCTTGCCAGACGATACGCAAAACGTCACAACATAAGCATAGAGGAATCCGAGAAACGATATCAAAACTTTAAAGAAGAGGAAATTATCAAAAGAAATCAACTTGCTTTCATCAATTTCCATAGTAGTTCGACCGGACAAAGAATACGTATTTTTATTGAAAAGATCGACAAATCAGAAGAGATGGGAGGGAAGTTCAATACTTTCGGTTTGAGCAGAGAAGCAACTGTACCGGAATTTTAG